CACGACaaatgaggaaaaaaaagtctTTAGACGacttaatatcttttaacgCTGATAAAAGCCAAAATACTCGCTAAATTACGTAGCATTTCGAGTTAACGAGTACGCGTGAATGAGAATATTATGAGAAGGAATGTATCGCGCGCATTGAGAGAGCGTAACTGGAAGAAAAAGATCTATATTTTCACGTTTTCGAGCGCGCGTATCTTCCTGGATACAATGAATACATGAAATATTGTAACGGGTATGACTTTGTGTGCTGGAGTATGTAAATGCAGAATCTCGCAGTCGCGCATGGAGTATGTCTCGTAAACAGCCCGTGAACCGGATTCCTTAAACCCGAAAATTCGCGCGAGCCTCCTCCATCATACGGGAATGATGCTTTTAAGCAGCTTTTGTGAGAGCTGCGATGCGTTGTCACGATATCCGAGTAACGTTCTAGAGTTCAGGACGCGTGAATGATGAGGTCGCGTGGAAAAGATCTTGCGAAGCGAGACACTAGGTAATAGAGTGCGTAATCaggaatgaaaaaaaaaactcgcgCGTGAATGGCGCAATAGCTTACGTCGTCGTGTCACGTTTCGCGAAAGATTCTGCGCTGCGAAATCGTTTACATTCGCGTGTTTCACCGTCGCGTCGGTAGGGTATCGAGAACAATTCGAGGACGTAGCTTGAGACCGCGTGAGCGGAGCGAATGCGTATGTGTGCTTCAGCATTTCGATCAAGTCTGTATGTGATTGTCGAGGGCTGGTGTAATCTGGTTACAGAATATTGATGGATTAATGATGGCACGTCAGTATGATACGGGTAAGCACAGTAACGAGTGCTACCGACCTATACCGGTGCACACGCCGAGTAGTCGCCGGGTGCCGGTGTCGAAGCCGTACGTAGCCAACGTAAATTCGTCGTCGTCCGAGGCCACTGCTCCGCCCCTGAGCGCGCCACCCCCGAGATACGACTCGGAGTACGATTACAAAACCACTCACTATCCGTCATATCCCCCGAATTATCCGTATGACGATAACAAATACAAGTACGagggcggcggcggtggtggcggtggcggtggtggcggtCAGCAGCAGGTCACTTACAACGCCTACAACGAGAAGCCGAACTACGCCGCCTACGAGGAGTCCGCCGCCTACGATACTCGCGGCTACATGCCGCCACCGCATGCGAACGCCGCCGCGGCGCCCGTTAATCCCGCGTATCCACCGTCCGACGCTGAATACGGGTCGCGATACTACGGCGAGGGACGCGCCGCTGCCTATCCAGCCGACAATTGTCCGGAGCAGTACGATAAGGGCAGGTACAGCAATTACGGGTACGAGCAACGGTGCTACTACGACCAGGCCGACGGTCGTTACGCCGTCGCGGCGACTGACTGCAGGTACGAGGTGCGGTATCCGGACGCGAGGCATCCAGACAGCCGGCATTTGCCGGCCGATCCCGGTCGGGAGCCAGACTGCCGATACGTGGACAGTCGCGAGATGGACAGGAGATACATCGTCGACGGTAGGGAAGTCGTGGACGGCAGGTACGCGATGGACAGCCGCGAGGTCGATGGCCGTTACGCCGCCACGTCGGACGGCCGCGACCCGATCGACGGTAGATACGCGGATCCAGCGAGATACCCGACGAAGGAGAACTATTACGATCGCTATTACAAGCACCGGCCATCGAGGGATCACCACGTCGCGGACGCGTCAAGATACTGAAGAGGAAATTCGTAATTACAATCAATCATGTTTTAATGGGAATACGTGTCGACACGCGACCGACGAAACTCGCCAATGGTCTTTTCTCCTAGGATTAGTGCATATTCCTCGCACGTATTATACCACGCATCTACGGATGCTACGAatgttgatattattattatgtattgttTGCGATGCATCATAACGGATTTCTTCGATATCGCGAAGATCGTACGAAATGCGAAATCGCCGAAAATTTGTATGAATGAATGTTGAAAAGTATTCGGTATGTCGATAcggtttattaaaatcaggaacatttatttgatatataattttacgtatatgtatgtaaaatacttatatacatGCTCAATACTTTCGTTTTTTCAAtgactattaaatatttattaatgtttgaCATGTGACTTATTAAAGCACTTTTATTGCTGCATTTGAGTCgccaaaaacaagcaatatTTCTTACAGAAagagataagaaaataatataatattttattattattttactttttttatattattttggattttattattgattattttattgttgatGTGAAACATTTTAAGTTAATTACGGATTATTTTTAGGAATGTCGAAGATAAAGATGCGTGGTATAATGTTTggaaaattatagaaatttttctttcaccgCAGCTACTTTCAagaatttatatgattttatattactcatctatttcgcttttttttttcccgagCACATTAAATATGTGCATCTAATTTTATGGcctaaattatctttattgtttaatttaaaaattgaagtttaaacatttattcaaGACAAAAATATGGCagattgcaaattatatatatttttttagaaaatataattcttgccaaagtatacttttttttaaggctcctgggtagtcaccgcggccatattggattcttatcgaggcgaggaaaacacccaattttgttgtgcatgccattttcaagtaaaaagacatttcaataaaacatcactatagatcgtttcagaacacttccgaaattggccgaaaactacccttttccctcgacaataaacaaacagtcataaaacga
The Temnothorax longispinosus isolate EJ_2023e chromosome 7, Tlon_JGU_v1, whole genome shotgun sequence DNA segment above includes these coding regions:
- the LOC139815657 gene encoding uncharacterized protein isoform X2; the encoded protein is MSSYIQVAEDEGEEPIELPTEDDTTLLLTTLSAQFPGTCGLKYRNPESRTMRGVRLVDGRLHPPENGWGKAIYFCVFPKAKTKRMETKLRCTDLIVLGLPWKTTEQNLREYFETFGEVLMAQVKKDAKSGQSKGFGFIRFGSYESQLRCLAQRHMIDGRWCDVKVPNSKNIDGLMMARQYDTGKHSNECYRPIPVHTPSSRRVPVSKPYVANVNSSSSEATAPPLSAPPPRYDSEYDYKTTHYPSYPPNYPYDDNKYKYEGGGGGGGGGGGGQQQVTYNAYNEKPNYAAYEESAAYDTRGYMPPPHANAAAAPVNPAYPPSDAEYGSRYYGEGRAAAYPADNCPEQYDKGRYSNYGYEQRCYYDQADGRYAVAATDCRYEVRYPDARHPDSRHLPADPGREPDCRYVDSREMDRRYIVDGREVVDGRYAMDSREVDGRYAATSDGRDPIDGRYADPARYPTKENYYDRYYKHRPSRDHHVADASRY
- the LOC139815657 gene encoding uncharacterized protein isoform X1, encoding MSSYIQVAEDEGEEPIELPTEDDTTLLLTTLSAQFPGTCGLKYRNPESRTMRGVRLVDGRLHPPENGWGKAIYFCVFPKENKRKSDDNLENSTAKTKRMETKLRCTDLIVLGLPWKTTEQNLREYFETFGEVLMAQVKKDAKSGQSKGFGFIRFGSYESQLRCLAQRHMIDGRWCDVKVPNSKNIDGLMMARQYDTGKHSNECYRPIPVHTPSSRRVPVSKPYVANVNSSSSEATAPPLSAPPPRYDSEYDYKTTHYPSYPPNYPYDDNKYKYEGGGGGGGGGGGGQQQVTYNAYNEKPNYAAYEESAAYDTRGYMPPPHANAAAAPVNPAYPPSDAEYGSRYYGEGRAAAYPADNCPEQYDKGRYSNYGYEQRCYYDQADGRYAVAATDCRYEVRYPDARHPDSRHLPADPGREPDCRYVDSREMDRRYIVDGREVVDGRYAMDSREVDGRYAATSDGRDPIDGRYADPARYPTKENYYDRYYKHRPSRDHHVADASRY